Proteins from one Cherax quadricarinatus isolate ZL_2023a chromosome 65, ASM3850222v1, whole genome shotgun sequence genomic window:
- the LOC128700548 gene encoding uncharacterized protein isoform X3, with amino-acid sequence MELNEESYWRDRKRSSHDMSIPDIKITNTDTDNADQQNLWESRTPDYYRRHSSTGSGPHTQTECPAETHCSEYSVSDPRVIPSSGHGDQSKSLDEDEPSLPVDTETVRALPDLYDYISPKAPAAEGKIRPKVSTTPPAAAKETQELRLPASPETRRKGSITDLSFYNQPRKSITEFTPKMQAHIAMFEPLLHERRMSNGSTSNATYYGSTTDVKPDLKRRRSTRDEPDLERRRSTRDELDLERRRSTRDEPDLERRRSTRDELDLERRRSTRDELDLERRRSTRDELDLERRRSTRDEPDLERRRSTRDELDLERRRSTRDEPDLERRRSTRDELDLERRRSTRDEPDLERRRSTRDELDLERRRSTRDEPDLERRRSTRDELDLERRRSTRDEPDLERRRSTRDELDLERRRSTRDEPDLERRRSTRDEPDLERRRPTRDELDLERRRPTRDELDLERRRSTRDELDLERRRSTRDELDLERQRPTRDELDLERQRPTRDELDLERRRSTRDELDLERRRSTRDKLDLERRRSPRDERYLERRVSVKNNDPGFERRILTTDESNMEHRVLTGGDESSLRYGVLTTGTVLYPRPEDSDEEEVAATGRLVSLKNKIQQMEFRRSVSESSESLEGLESNKETSEAEMSEINEVVKPSELHRLPTDSLQHQSEGSDSEMGPGHKALPDIYVRRFSDLVDVNNSGEETEIEEKFQRLAEPYLKYRKSISELEPYLQYQDEINQLAPEIQAQWSADDGSLENETVGSLNLQRYSPNKSSFSVSKVVEPDSKTSVDVVMSRDTNRTSLLDSHIEISENTEATRSFRSSSESLPETRNEIHLSVSDGVKRDDLSTSGSDTESDLDVDWTLNVPEENLGYRKSTVDIVPGGESSDDAEPELKTYLVSETWEDGRGGQSPRSSSSALNKSVTEILLDTQSRHSGEKPQSFANDERRISVSLDVLNFLVRRMSSEPIPDHKSPVPPVLKVEETQLTLHELPRTSAAGLETRSPRGSTAGLESRSPRGSVAGLEARSPRSSTTGLEVRSPRGSTAGLEARSPRGSTAGWEARSPRGSTASLETRSPRGSTAGLEVRSPRGSTADLETRSPRGSTAGLEARSPRGSTEDLETRSPRRSTAGLEARSSRGSTAGSGASSPRGSTASLETRSPKGSTAGLETRSPRDSTAGLEIRSPRGSTAGLESRSPRGSVAGLEARSPRSSTTGLEVRSPRGSTAGLEARSPRGSTAGWEARSPRGSTASLETRSPRGSTAGLEVRSPRGSTADLETRSPRGSTAGLEARSPRGSTEDLETRSPRRSTAGLEARSSRGSTAGSGASSPRGSTASLETRSPKGSTAGLETRSPRDSTAGLEIRSPRGSMAVLEARSPRGSTAGLEARSPRGSTAGIEVRSPRGSMTGFEAHSPRGSMAGLEAGLSRGSMVVLEARSPRGSTAGLEADRLEVAVSENTRRRSISTTFAEFLASQCSDDPAQLGDDPAQLGDGPAQLGDDPAQLGDEPGRPSQQDAEPSEASVPLDISACDPKSKSPRGSRGVIGRKSSIVSAGDLDERIVPKDYVCEMNVHKPSGTTSGVDDSSPSDLMTDLENPVSPAGSTDNLDNLNLPGDSEVDTGSGYSPRETIPLIKHPGSDDEESTPNTETNGSTLRMTPRRSISDVVPGFQGLQSFPEVTHERESKSKLQSVVSNEPRESIGMEMFNYLVRRFSGVETLSDFHVPQLLGQGGQEANKLLKDSVMSQENQSLFKVSQEDTSSLEDSEASQVDQSSLKGSGVRQEGQNLLKDSKVGQKEQGSLNGSEASQEDFSSFRGSINDLSDHQALTEYSSHLYVKKYFNESSNEENIHKSPRDSIDVHKSPRDSIDVHKSPRGSVDVHKSPRGSVDVHNSPRGSVDVHKSPRCSVDVHKSPRSSVDVDIHESPRGSADVHKSHRGSADVHNSPRGSVDVHKSPRGSVDIDAHKLPRGSVDVDVYKSPRGSVDIDAHKSPRGSIDVDAQKLPRGSVDVDVQKSPRGSVDIDAHKSPRGSNDVDVHESPSGSVDVDVYMSPRGSLDNDGHRLPRGSLDHKSPSGSIDFDVHELSRGSIDVDVHKLPGGSVDVNELPSSLVDVGVYKSPRGSDDIHKSPRSSIDVDVHTLPRGSVDVDVHKLPRGSVDVDVHKLPRGSVGVDVHKLPRGSVDVDVHKSPRGSVDVDAHKSPRGSVDVDAHKSPTGSVDVDVHKSPRGSVDVDVHKSPRGSVDVDVHKLPIGSVDIDAYKLPRVSVDVDVHKSPRGSVDVDVHKLPIGSVGIDAYKLPRGSVDVDAYKLPRGSVDVDVHKLPRGSVDVDVHKLPRGSVEIDVHKLPRGSVDVDLHKSPRGSVDVYKSPKGSFDVHKSPRGSIDVDVHTSPRGSVDVDVDAYKLPRGSVDVDVHKLPRGSVDVDVHKSPRGSVEIDSHKLSRGSVDVYKSPKGSFDVHKSPRGSIDVDVHTSPRGSVDVDVDVHKSPRGSIDIHESPRGSIDVDVHKPPRGSFDVHKSSRGSVDVDVHESPIGSTDVHESPRGSVDVHKSPRSSVDVGTHRSPRGSIDIHESPRGSIDVDVHKPPRGSFDVHKSPRGSVDVHKSPRSSVDVGTHMSPRGSIDIDVHRSPGGSIDVDVYTSPRGSVDVDALRIPRGSVDAHKSPEGSVAVANRSPRDSVGDVYRSTRSSINDLDIQRSPKGSTTDVGVNMSPRGSVDLDVRRLPRDSIDLYLSRLPKSSSDLDVHRSSRGSTEVDNHRSQMGSTTDLDIQRSPRGSTNYLVAHGSPKGSTSDLDDKRSPRGSESDLVAQKSPRDSTSDLDVQRSSRGSASDRVAQKSPRGSTSELDLHRSPRGSMSYLSNDQISRETTNSAEVISDDEFLECVEYCGPEPHTTWTVSKHVELNSGTTWAVSEGPDPDTTWTVSKHLGPDPDTTRTASKHLGPDPDTTWTVSKHLGPDPDTTRTASKHLGPDPDTTRTASKHLGPDPDTTWTVSKHLGPDPDTTRTVSKQDVITTPPPSLTEGSMVPSRDSVKSKISGVKASETNIYSSRQGDMKLETITEYYQMDLETGDLYYYEVPDVFTALYYHMLTILCLPDLDFVEYELPFPAKQALQDTRMDITSQLQSIGGGLMEPAATTDPSHEWTAMEDLQKRKKNKTIESITAVTFCGCGFLGMYQIGAATYLQEHVPQLLQGRLGGSSVGSLLATTIVCGIPLQLVRETLLKTAKASRAHTLGPFSPFFPLEEPLLKNLLEMLPEDAHIRASGRLHLSLTRASTLENEVVSEYKTRDELLQAMLCCCFLPGVSGFSLPTFQGRRYLDGGMSNNMPLKGPNTLSINAFAGEFDICPEDDIQSYGPTTAFNQTLEMSNENLRRFYLALVPPEPDELDVFFSHGYTDAHKYITGA; translated from the exons ATGGAACTAAATGAAGAGTCGTACTGGAGAGATCGCAAAAGATCAAGCCACGACATGTCAATTCCTGACATTAAAATCACCAATACAGACACAGATAACGCTGACCAACAAAATCTGTGGGAGAGCAGAACTCCAGATTACTACCGCCGGCACTCGAGCACTGGATCAGgtccacacacacaaactgagtGTCCAGCAGAGACACACTGCAGCGAATATTCGGTATCAGATCCGCGAGTGATTCCTTCATCAGGGCATGGCGACCAGTCTAAGTCATTAGATGAGGATGAGCCATCACTGCCTGTTGACACCGAGACTGTTCGTGCACTTCCTGATCTCTATGACTATATATCTCCCAAAGCCCCTGCAGCAGAGGGAAAAATACGTCCAAAAGTGAGTACGACGCCACCTGCAGCCGCCAAAGAAACACAGGAGCTGCGACTCCCTGCGTCTCCTGAAACTCGTCGCAAAGGATCCATCACTGATCTGTCATTCTACAACCAGCCGCGGAAGTCAATAACTGAATTCACGCCAAAAATGCAAGCACATATAGCAATGTTTGAGCCCTTATTACATGAACGCAGGATGAGCAATGGCTCAACTTCAAATGCAACATATTATGGATCAACAACGGATGTTAAACCTGATTTGAAACGTCGAAGATCAACCAGAGATGAACCTGATTTAGAACGTCGAAGATCAACCAGAGACGAACTTGATCTAGAACGTCGAAGATCAACCAGAGACGAACCTGATTTAGAACGTCGAAGATCAACCAGAGACGAACTTGATCTAGAACGTCGAAGATCAACCAGAGATGAACTTGATCTAGAACGTCGAAGATCAACCAGAGACGAACTTGATCTAGAACGTCGAAGATCAACCAGAGACGAACCTGATTTAGAACGTCGAAGATCAACCAGAGACGAACTTGATCTAGAACGTCGAAGATCAACCAGAGACGAACCTGATTTAGAACGTCGAAGATCAACCAGAGACGAACTTGATCTAGAACGTCGAAGATCAACCAGAGATGAACCAGATTTAGAACGTCGAAGATCAACCAGAGACGAACTTGATCTAGAACGTCGAAGATCAACCAGAGATGAACCAGATTTAGAACGTCGAAGATCAACCAGAGACGAACTTGATCTAGAACGTCGAAGATCAACCAGAGACGAACCTGATTTAGAACGTCGAAGATCAACCAGAGACGAACTTGATCTAGAACGTCGAAGATCAACCAGAGACGAACCTGATCTAGAACGTCGAAGATCAACCAGAGATGAACCTGATTTAGAACGTCGAAGACCAACCAGAGACGAACTTGATCTAGAACGTCGAAGACCAACCAGAGATGAACTTGATCTAGAACGTCGAAGATCAACCAGAGATGAACTTGATCTAGAACGTCGAAGATCAACCAGAGATGAACTTGATCTAGAACGTCAAAGACCAACCAGAGATGAACTTGATCTAGAACGTCAAAGACCAACCAGAGATGAACTTGATCTTGAACGTCGAAGATCAACCAGAGATGAACTTGATTTAGAACGACGAAGATCAACCAGAGATAAACTTGATTTAGAACGACGAAGATCACCCAGAGATGAACGTTATTTAGAACGTCGAGTTTCAGTTAAAAATAATGACCCAGGTTTTGAACGTCGAATTTTGACCACTGACGAATCAAATATGGAACATCGAGTATTAACCGGAGGTGATGAGTCTTCTTTGAGATATGGAGTTCTGACTACAGGTACAGTACTGTACCCGAGacctgaagattcagacgaggaAGAAGTTGCAGCCACAGGGCGCCTTGTCTCgttaaaaaataaaattcagCAAATGGAATTCCGAAGATCAGTCAGCGAGAGCTCGGAGAGTCTGGAAGGACTCGAATCCAACAAGGAGACCAGTGAAGCTGAGATGTCAGAGATTAATGAAGTCGTGAAGCCTAGTGAGCTACACAGACTACCAACTGATTCCCTTCAACATCAGTCTGAAGGATCAGACAGTGAAATGGGGCCTGGGCATAAGGCTTTGCCAGACATATATGTCCGAAGATTCAGCGATTTGGTGGATGTAAATAATTCTGGAGAGGAGACAGAGATCGAAGAGAAATTCCAGAGGTTAGCGGAGCCATATCTTAAGTACCGGAAGTCAATCTCAGAACTGGAACCATATCTTCAGTACCAGGATGAGATCAATCAATTAGCGCCGGAGATTCAAGCACAGTGGTCAGCGGATGATGGAAGTCTGGAGAACGAaactgttggttctctgaacttGCAGAGGTATAGTCCAAACAAGAGTTCTTTTTCAGTCAGCAAAGTTGTTGAACCCGACAGTAAGACAAGTGTAGATGTTGTGATGAGCCGGGACACTAACAGGACAAGTTTGCTAGACTCACATATCGAAATTTCTGAAAACACTGAGGCCACTCGGTCATTCAGATCGTCTAGTGAATCTTTACCTGAAACAAGAAACGAAATTCACCTCTCAGTAAGTGACGGAGTTAAAAGAGATGATCTCTCAACCTCAGGAAGCGACACGGAGTCTGACCTCGATGTAGACTGGACATTAAATGTTCCAGAGGAAAATCTTGGCTACAGGAAATCCACCGTTGACATAGTACCGGGTGGAGAGTCAAGCGACGACGCTGAACCAGAGCTCAAGACTTACCTGGTATCGGAGACGTGGGAGGACGGACGTGGAGGGCAGAGTCCAAGGAGCAGCAGCTCCGCTCTCAACAAGTCAGTCACTGAAATACTACTAGACACACAGAGTCGTCATTCCGGGGAGAAACCACAGTCATTCGCAAATGATGAACGGCGCATTTCAGTAAGTCTAGATGTGTTGAACTTCTTGGTTCGTCGAATGAGTAGCGAACCAATACCGGACCACAAGTCTCCAGTACCACCAGTTCTAAAAGTGGAAGAAACACAACTGACGCTTCATGAGCTGCCAAGAACATCAGCAGCGGGATTAGAGACTCGTTCACCTAGAGGTTCAACGGCAGGCTTGGAGTCTCGTTCACCTAGAGGTTCAGTGGCAGGCTTGGAAGCTCGTTCACCTAGAAGTTCAACGACAGGTTTGGAGGTTCGTTCACCTAGAGGTTCAACAGCAGGCTTGGAGGCTCGTTCACCTAGAGGTTCAACAGCAGGCTGGGAGGCCCGTTCACCTAGAGGTTCAACGGCAAGCTTGGAGACTCGTTCACCTAGAGGTTCAACAGCAGGCTTGGAGGTCCGTTCACCTAGAGGTTCAACGGCAGACTTGGAGACTCGTTCACCTAGAGGTTCAACAGCAGGCTTGGAAGCTCGTTCACCTAGAGGTTCAACGGAAGACTTGGAAACTCGTTCACCTAGACGTTCAACAGCAGGCTTGGAGGCTCGTTCGTCTAGAGGCTCAACAGCAGGCTCGGGGGCCAGTTCACCTAGAGGTTCAACGGCAAGCTTGGAGACTCGTTCACCTAAAGGTTCAACAGCAGGCTTGGAGACTCGTTCACCTAGAGATTCAACAGCAGGCTTGGAGATTCGTTCACCTAGAGGTTCAACGGCAGGCTTGGAGTCTCGTTCACCTAGAGGTTCAGTGGCAGGCTTGGAAGCTCGTTCACCTAGAAGTTCAACGACAGGTTTGGAGGTTCGTTCACCTAGAGGTTCAACAGCAGGCTTGGAGGCTCGTTCACCTAGAGGTTCAACAGCAGGCTGGGAGGCCCGTTCACCTAGAGGTTCAACGGCAAGCTTGGAGACTCGTTCACCTAGAGGTTCAACAGCAGGCTTGGAGGTCCGTTCACCTAGAGGTTCAACGGCAGACTTGGAGACTCGTTCACCTAGAGGTTCAACAGCAGGCTTGGAAGCTCGTTCACCTAGAGGTTCAACGGAAGACTTGGAAACTCGTTCACCTAGACGTTCAACAGCAGGCTTGGAGGCTCGTTCGTCTAGAGGCTCAACAGCAGGCTCGGGGGCCAGTTCACCTAGAGGTTCAACGGCAAGCTTGGAGACTCGTTCACCTAAAGGTTCAACAGCAGGCTTGGAGACTCGTTCACCTAGAGATTCAACAGCAGGCTTGGAGATTCGTTCACCTAGAGGTTCAATGGCAGTCTTGGAGGCTCGTTCACCTAGAGGTTCAACAGCAGGCTTGGAAGCCCGTTCACCTAGAGGTTCAACGGCTGGCATTGAGGTTCGTTCGCCAAGAGGTTCAATGACAGGCTTTGAGGCTCATTCACCTAGAGGTTCAATGGCAGGCTTGGAGGCTGGTTTATCCAGAGGTTCAATGGTAGTCTTGGAGGCTCGTTCACCTAGAGGTTCAACAGCAGGCTTGGAGGCTGACAGGTTAGAAGTCGCAGTCAGTGAAAACACCAGAAGACGCTCCATCAGTACAACTTTTGCGGAATTCCTGGCCAGCCAGTGCAGTGATGACCCGGCCCAGCTCGGAGATGACCCAGCACAGCTCGGAGATGGCCCAGCCCAGCTCGGAGATGACCCGGCCCAGCTCGGAGATGAACCCGGGCGACCTTCACAGCAGGATGCTGAACCGAGCGAGGCCTCTGTGCCCCTTGACATTTCAGCTTGTGATCCAAAAAGTAAATCTCCTAGAGGCTCAAGAGGAGTTATAGGTCGTAAATCATCCATAGTTTCAGCAGGTGACCTGGATGAACGTATTGTGCCCAAAGATTATGTATGTGAGATGAATGTTCATAAGCCATCTGGAACTACAAGTGGAGTGGACGACAGTTCACCGAGTGATTTAATGACTGATTTGGAGAATCCTGTGTCACCTGCTGGTTCTACGGATAACCTGGATAATCTGAATTTGCCAGGAGATTCAGAGGTAGATACTGGGAGTGGTTATTCTCCCAGAGAAACGATACCATTGATCAAACATCCCGGCTCAGACGATGAAGAGTCAACACCGAACACAGAGACCAATGGCTCAACACTTCGAATGACCCCTCGTCGCTCCATCAGCGATGTTGTTCCTGGGTTCCAAGGCCTTCAGTCCTTTCCTGAAGTGACCCATGAGAGGGAGTCGAAGAGCAAACTTCAATCTGTAGTGAGTAACGAACCTCGCGAGTCCATTGGCATGGAAATGTTTAATTATCTTGTGCGTCGGTTCAGTGGTGTGGAGACGCTATCTGATTTCCATGTTCCGCAGCTCCTGGGTCAAGGTGGTCAAGAAGCTAATAAACTTTTGAAAGATTCAGTAATGAGCCAAGAGAATCAAAGCTTATTCAAAGTCAGCCAAGAGGATACTAGCTCACTCGAAGATTCAGAGGCCAGCCAAGTGGATCAAAGCTCACTCAAAGGTTCAGGAGTCAGACAAGAGGGTCAAAACTTACTCAAAGATTCAAAGGTCGGTCAAAAGGAGCAGGGCTCACTCAATGGTTCAGAAGCCAGCCAAGAGGATTTCAGCTCATTCAGAGGTTCAATTAACGACCTCAGCGACCATCAGGCACTCACTGAGTATTCTTCACATCTTTATgtcaaaaaatattttaatgaatCTAGCAACGAAGAAAATATCCACAAGTCACCCAGAGATTCAATTGATGTCCACAAATCACCCAGAGATTCAATTGATGTCCACAAGTCACCCAGAGGTTCAGTTGATGTCCACAAGTCACCCAGAGGTTCAGTTGATGTTCACAATTCACCCAGAGGTTCAGTTGATGTCCACAAGTCACCCAGATGTTCAGTTGATGTCCACAAGTCACCCAGAAGTTCAGTTGATGTTGATATTCACGAGTCACCCAGAGGTTCAGCTGATGTCCACAAGTCACACAGAGGTTCAGCTGATGTTCACAACTCACCCAGAGGTTCAGTTGATGTCCACAAGTCACCCAGAGGTTCAGTTGATATTGATGCCCACAAGTTACCCAGAGGTTCAGTTGATGTTGATGTCTATAAGTCACCCAGAGGTTCAGTTGATATTGATGCCCACAAGTCACCAAGAGGTTCAATTGATGTTGATGCCCAAAAGTTACCCAGAGGTTCAGTTGATGTTGATGTCCAGAAGTCACCCAGAGGTTCAGTTGATATTGATGCCCACAAGTCACCCAGAGGTTCAAATGATGTTGATGTCCACGAGTCACCCAGTGGTTCAGTTGATGTTGATGTCTACATGTCACCCAGAGGTTCACTTGATAATGATGGCCACAGGTTACCTAGAGGTTCACTTGACCACAAGTCACCTAGTGGTTCAATTGATTTTGATGTCCACGAGTTATCCAGAGGTTCAATTGATGTTGATGTCCACAAGTTACCCGGAGGCTCAGTTGATGTGAACGAGTTACCCAGCAGTTTAGTTGATGTTGGTGTCTACAAGTCACCCAGAGGTTCAGATGATATTCACAAGTCACCCAGAAGTTCAATTGATGTTGATGTCCACACGTTGCCCAGAGGTTCAGTTGATGTTGATGTTCACAAGTTACCCAGAGGTTCAGTTGATGTTGATGTCCACAAGTTACCCAGAGGTTCAGTTGGTGTTGATGTCCACAAGTTACCCAGAGGTTCAGTTGATGTTGATGTCCACAAGTCACCCAGAGGTTCAGTTGATGTTGATGCCCACAAATCACCAAGAGGTTCAGTTGATGTTGATGCCCACAAGTCACCCACAGGTTCAGTTGATGTTGATGTCCACAAGTCACCCAGAGGTTCAGTTGATGTTGATGTTCACAAGTCACCCAGAGGTTCAGTTGATGTTGATGTCCACAAGCTACCCATAGGTTCAGTTGATATTGATGCCTACAAGTTACCCAGGGTTTCAGTTGATGTTGATGTCCACAAGTCACCCAGAGGTTCAGTTGATGTTGATGTCCACAAGCTACCCATAGGTTCAGTTGGTATTGATGCCTATAAGTTACCCAGAGGTTCAGTTGATGTTGATGCCTACAAGTTACCCAGAGGTTCAGTTGATGTTGATGTCCACAAGTTACCCAGAGGTTCAGTTGATGTTGATGTCCACAAGTTACCCAGAGGTTCAGTTGAGATTGATGTCCACAAGTTACCCAGAGGTTCAGTTGATGTTGATCTCCACAAGTCACCCAGAGGTTCAGTTGATGTATATAAGTCACCCAAAGGTTCATTTGATGTACACAAGTCACCCAGAGGTTCAATTGATGTTGATGTCCACACGTCACCCAGAGGTtcagttgatgttgatgttgatgcctACAAGTTACCCAGAGGTTCAGTTGATGTTGATGTCCACAAGTTACCCAGAGGTTCAGTTGATGTTGATGTTCACAAGTCACCCAGAGGTTCAGTTGAGATTGATTCCCACAAGTTATCCAGGGGTTCAGTTGATGTATATAAGTCACCCAAAGGTTCATTTGATGTACACAAGTCACCCAGAGGTTCAATTGATGTTGATGTCCACACGTCACCCAGAGGTtcagttgatgttgatgttgatgtccaCAAGTCACCCAGAGGCTCAATTGACATCCACGAGTCACCCAGAGGTTCAATTGATGTTGATGTCCACAAGCCACCCAGAGGCTCATTTGATGTCCACAAGTCATCCAGAGGTTCGGTTGATGTTGATGTCCACGAGTCACCCATAGGTTCAACTGATGTCCACGAGTCACCCAGAGGTTCAGTTGATGtccacaaatcacccagaagttCAGTTGATGTTGGTACCCACAGGTCACCCAGAGGCTCAATTGACATCCACGAGTCACCCAGAGGTTCAATTGATGTTGATGTCCACAAGCCACCCAGAGGCTCATTTGATGTCCACAAGTCACCCAGAG GTTCAGTTGATGtccacaaatcacccagaagttCAGTTGATGTTGGTACCCACATGTCACCCAGAGGTTCAATTGATATTGATGTCCACAGGTCACCTGGAGGTTCAATTGATGTTGATGTCTACACGTCACCAAGAGGCTCAGTTGATGTTGATGCCCTCAGGATACCAAGAGGTTCAGTTGATGCCCACAAGTCACCTGAAGGTTCAGTTGCTGTTGCCAACAGGTCACCCAGGGATTCAGTTGGCGATGTTTACAGATCAACTAGGAGTTCAATTAATGATCTGGATATCCAAAGGTCACCCAAAGGTTCAACTACTGACGTTGGTGTTAATATGTCACCCAGAGGTTCGGTCGACCTTGATGTTCGCAGGTTACCCAGGGATTCAATTGACCTTTACTTAAGCAGGTTACCCAAAAGTTCAAGTGACCTGGATGTTCACAGGTCATCAAGAGGTTCAACTGAAGTTGATAACCACAGGTCTCAAATGGGTTCTACCACTGACCTGGATATTCAAAGATCGCCCAGGGGTTCAACAAATTACCTTGTTGCTCATGGGTCACCTAAGGGTTCAACAAGTGATCTGGATGACAAGAGATCACCCAGGGGTTCAGAAAGTGACCTTGTTGCTCAAAAGTCACCCAGAGATTCAACAAGTGATCTGGATGTCCAGAGGTCATCCAGGGGTTCAGCAAGTGACCGTGTTGCTCAAAAGTCACCCAGAGGTTCAACAAGTGAACTGGACCTTCACAGATCACCAAGGGGTTCAATGAGTTACTTAAGTAACGATCAGATCTCAAGAGAAACGACCAACAGCGCCGAGGTTATCAGTGATGATGAGTTTCTGGAGTGTGTCGAATATTGTGGACCTGAGCCTCACACTACCTGGACAGTTAGCAAGCATGTTGAACTAAATTCTGGTACCACCTGGGCAGTCAGTGAAGGACCGGACCCTGATACCACCTGGACAGTCAGTAAACATCTTGGACCGGATCCTGATACCACCAGGACAGCCAGTAAACATCTTGGACCGGACCCTGATACCACCTGGACAGTCAGTAAACATCTTGGACCGGATCCTGATACCACCAGGACAGCCAGTAAACATCTTGGACCGGATCCTGATACCACCAGGACAGCCAGTAAACATCTTGGACCGGACCCTGATACCACCTGGACAGTCAGTAAACATCTTGGACCTGATCCTGATACCACCCGGACAGTCAGTAAACAAGATGTCATCACCACACCGCCACCTTCATTGACCGAAGGCTCGATGGTACCTTCAAGAGATTCAGTGAAAAGCAAAATAAGCGGTGTGAAGGCTTCAGAAACTAACATTTATTCCTCTCGACAAGGGGACATGAAACTCGAAACAATTACGGAGTACTATCAAATGGATCTCGAGACTGGGGATTTGTATTACTACGAAGTACCAGATGTATTCACAGCCTTGTACTACCACATGCTGACCATCTTGTGCCTGCCAGACCTCGATTTTGTGGAGTACGAGCTTCCTTTCCCGGCCAAGCAGGCGCTCCAAGACACCAGAATGGACATTACCTCACAGCTGCAGAGTATAG GTGGAGGCTTGATGGAGCCAGCGGCGACCACGGATCCCTCACACGAATGGACAGCCATGGAGGATCTTCAAAAGCGTAAGAAGAATAAAACCATTGAAAG CATTACAGCAGTGACTTTCTGCGGGTGTGGGTTCCTGGGTATGTACCAGATAGGTGCAGCCACGTACCTCCAGGAACATGTCCCTCAGTTGCTGCAGGGTCGTCTTGGAGGGTCGTCCGTGGGTTCCCTGCTGGCCACCACAATCGTCTGTGGTATTCCCTTGCAG